One genomic region from Thermoplasmata archaeon encodes:
- a CDS encoding TIM barrel protein, whose translation MSCKGRTLRDGIEDIHNLGLTAMEVQLVRVNLNERYAGDEDLGLTPREIPGELVVQIGRKEDRKEILLSSLQEKIQKGDVLYSLASGVARDYLELGELGALARELDIELSLHTPYYMDLADADGLAAKSMQSVMWAGMLAEAMSATMVITHLGMFGEVDHKVALDSIQKNLRNLRDGYRKAKIHARLGIEASGRQEVVGSLDEILKLTKNVKGIAPVLNFAHVHARGFGLFKRPEDFDDVLGKVEKVAEDGHMHTHFSGVEHADGNELRYTPIKKGDLRFEPLAECLLDEDYDLTIVSSSPLLEHDAMYMKVILERVLAKRLMRPTKPEPEARPERPEKPEREARRR comes from the coding sequence TTGTCCTGCAAGGGGCGCACCCTGCGGGACGGAATCGAGGACATCCACAACCTGGGCCTCACGGCGATGGAGGTCCAGCTGGTCCGCGTGAACCTGAACGAGCGGTACGCAGGCGACGAGGACCTCGGCCTCACACCCCGGGAGATCCCCGGCGAACTCGTGGTCCAGATCGGGCGGAAGGAGGACCGGAAGGAGATCCTCCTCTCGAGCCTGCAGGAGAAGATCCAGAAGGGCGACGTGCTCTACAGCCTCGCCTCGGGCGTCGCGCGGGACTACCTGGAGCTCGGAGAGCTGGGTGCCCTCGCGCGGGAGCTCGACATCGAGCTCTCCCTGCACACCCCGTACTACATGGACCTCGCGGACGCAGACGGATTGGCAGCGAAGAGCATGCAGAGCGTGATGTGGGCGGGCATGCTCGCCGAGGCGATGAGTGCCACGATGGTGATCACGCATCTCGGCATGTTCGGCGAGGTGGACCACAAGGTCGCGCTCGACTCCATCCAGAAGAACCTGCGAAACCTACGGGACGGGTACCGCAAGGCGAAGATTCACGCGCGCCTAGGCATCGAGGCGAGCGGCCGGCAGGAGGTCGTCGGGAGCCTCGATGAGATTCTCAAGCTCACGAAGAACGTGAAGGGCATCGCCCCCGTGTTGAACTTCGCTCACGTGCACGCCCGCGGGTTCGGGCTGTTCAAGCGCCCCGAGGACTTCGACGACGTCCTCGGGAAGGTCGAGAAGGTCGCCGAGGACGGTCACATGCACACGCACTTCTCGGGCGTGGAGCACGCGGACGGGAACGAGCTGCGGTATACGCCCATCAAGAAGGGCGACCTGCGCTTCGAGCCCCTCGCGGAATGCCTCCTGGACGAGGACTACGATCTGACGATCGTCTCCTCCTCGCCGCTCCTCGAGCACGACGCGATGTACATGAAGGTCATCCTGGAGCGCGTCCTCGCAAAGCGCCTGATGCGGCCCACGAAGCCCGAGCCCGAGGCGAGGCCCGAGCGGCCCGAGAAGCCCGAACGGGAGGCGCGCCGGCGATGA